In Chiroxiphia lanceolata isolate bChiLan1 chromosome 2, bChiLan1.pri, whole genome shotgun sequence, a single genomic region encodes these proteins:
- the ARGLU1 gene encoding arginine and glutamate-rich protein 1: protein MGRSRSRSSSRSKHTKSSKHNKKNRSRSRSRSREKERARKRSKSRESKRNRRRESRSRSRSNTAPSSRRDRERDRDRASSPPDRIDIFGRTVSKRSSLDEKQKREEEEKKAEFERQRKIRQQEIEEKLVEEETARRVEELVAKRVEEELEKRKDEIEREVLRRVEEAKRIMEKQLLEELERQRQAELAAQKAREEEERAKREELERILEENNRKIAEAQAKLAEEQLKIVEEQRKIHEERMKLEQERQRQQKEEQKIILGKGKSRPKLSFSLKSQD, encoded by the exons ATGGGTCGGTCCCGCAGTCGGAGCTCGTCCCGCTCTAAGCACACCAAGAGCTCCAAGCACAACAAGAAGAACCGGAGCCGATCGCGGTCTCGCTCCCGGGAAAAGGAGCGGGCGCGTAAGCGCTCCAAGTCCCGGGAGAGCAAGCGGAACCGGCGCCGGGAGTCCCGCTCCCGCTCGCGCTCCAACACGGCCCCCTCCTCCCGCCGTGACCGGGAGCGGGACCGCGACCGCGCCTCCTCCCCCCCAGACCGCATCGACATCTTCGGGCGCACGGTGAGCAAGCGCAGCAGCCTGGACGAAAAGCAGaagcgggaggaggaggagaaaaaagcgGAGTTCGAGCGGCAGCGGAAAAT TCGTCAACAAGAAATTGAAGAGAAACTGGTAGAGGAAGAAACTGCTCGAAGAGTGGAAGAACTCGTGGCTAAACGTGTAGAAGAAGAgttggagaaaagaaaggatgaaatTGAGCGAGAGGTTCTCCGCAGGGTGGAGGAGGCTAAGCGCATCATGGAAAAACAGTTGCTCGAAGAACTCGAGCGACAGCGACAAGCTGAACTTGCAGCACAAAAAGCCAGAGAG GAAGAAGAGCGTGCAAAGCGTGAGGAACTAGAGCGAATACTGGAAGAGAATAATCGAAAAATTGCAGAAGCACAAGCTAAACTG GCTGAAGAACAATTGAAAATTGttgaagaacaaagaaagattCATGAGGAGAGGATGAAACTAGAACAAGAGAGACAACGTcagcaaaaggaagagcaaaaaatTATCCTGGGCAAAGGAAAGTCTAGGCCAAAACTGTCCTTCTCCCTAAAAAGCCAGGATTAA